The Synechococcus sp. RS9916 DNA segment GCGGCACCTTGGTTTGCAAAATCCTTTGCGGATCAGGCACATCAGGCAAAGCCCAACCGATCTGACGCTCGGAACTGCCGTAGTGGCGAGCTGTTTCCAGATGATGGAAACCGCAGGACACAGCCCGCTTCAAGGTTTCAGCAACTGTCTGCTGAGAACTGGTGGTGATGTCTGCAGCGGGAAGATCGGTCCAGCTCTGCTGAAAACGCATGCCGCCCAGCGACAGCACCGGCATGGACAGCTCGGTGCGCCCGAAGCGACGGGTCGGCAAGGCCGAAGGCATGGATAAAGACGACATCACGGTCGACTTCGCGGGAGCTGACGGCGGGGACGCGCTGGTGAAGGGAGGCCCAATGGCAACAGCTCCATGCCTTCCAGGCGCACCCTCAAGCCCTCGAGCTCTTCGAAATCGACCCAGTGGATGCAGTCCACGGGACAGGTATCAATGGCCTCCTGAATGCAGGCACTGCTATCTCCGTCTTGGCGGAGTGCGCGCGATCGGCCCAGTGTGGGCTCGATCGCGAAAGTGTTGCAGGCCACGTGGGCGCAATAGCGGCATCCAATACAGACCGCTTCATCGACCCAAACAGCTTTTTCGCGCAACTCACCACCAAGCACAGGCTCATGGCCTGTGCGCTGGTCAGCCGCCTCAGGTGATGCCTGGTACGCCGCCGAAGGATCGAATGAGAGCGACACGCTACGAACGCTCGTTGATCAGGCGTCCCAGCGGGTCACGACCAGCTCAATCGAACCGTCTTGACAGTTGCGCTGCTCAGCGACTTCAAACCCTTCCTGAGCACTGGCCGCGAGAACGGTGTTGAAGGCATAGCGCTGCGTGAGCTTGGAGAGAAAGCGCTCAATCGGCACCTGCTGCTTCCAGAGGTCCAGATCGGTCACCAGCTCGTAAGCACCAGATTCGGCATTCCAGCGGAATCCGAGATCACCACCCTGGTCCATGGTCACAGCCAACTCGGCTTCAACCGTCTGACCGCGATAACCCCGCACCTGACGCGCGCCCTCCTCAGGGGAGTAACCCAGATCACGCAGAGCAGCAACCAAAGGCTCCCGTTGGCGCAACTCGGTTTTGACAGTGCTGAAGTGGGACATCAGTGTTGTTCAACGGACAAGGGCTGGGACTGTTCAGTCCGCGTGCTGTAGGCCTCAGATGTGGCCTCTCTCCGTTCGACGGAACCCAGAGTGGTCTCCAGTCGTTCAGTGAGACCCAGACACGCATCTCCTTCAATGCCTTCGACCCGTTCCTCGACGCGGCCGTCAGGAAGGATCCGGAAGCGGAGTGTGCGTTGGGGCATGCACCTCAACCAGGAATGGAGAAATGCTAAGCAACCCAGGGCGTCAGTGACGGCCAGCTGTTACAGCACACCAACAGAAGAGGGGCCGGAGCGAAGGGCAGAGATCAGCCCAGCAATCCCTCATCCACAAGGGTCTGAACCCGCTCGAGCAATTCAGGGTTCTCAAGCTGCTCAAGAGCGGTGCGCGCCTCGTCCCGCACTGAAGGCTCCTGATCGTGCACCAGCGCATTGACAAAGGCTTCCACCACCTCATCACGACGAGGATCCACCAATTGGTCGATCAGCCGACCCAGAGACCAAATGCAGTTGCTGCGCACCACCGGTTCGCTGTCGATCGCGAGACTCGTGAGGAGCTGACCAGCCGCCAGATCAGCTTTGGCGGGCGACGTGACACCCGCTTCAGCCAGAGACACAGAAGCCCAAAGCCGAACAGCAGCGATATCGGCCTGCAGAGCCCGCACCAGCGGGGTCAAGACAGGTCCGTCAGCGTGATTCCCCAAGCTCCAGGCCACTGCCTTGCGCACATAGCCATTGGCATCGAGTTGAAGCAATTTGAGCAGTGGCTCAACAGCAGCGGGCGATGGATTCCGACCCAGTGCATAAACAGCACTCATCCGAACGATCGGACAGGTCTCCTGGAGCAAGGGCAGCAACAGCGGAACTGCACGCGGGTCACGATGCTCACAAAAAACCCTCAAACCCTGAAGCCTGTGCTCAGGCCCACTCTTCAACCATTCGAGACCGGCATCACAATCCCGTGCTGCCTGGAGCGTCTCATCAGCGTTTTCATCGCATGAGATCTCGTCGAGCGGGTCAACAAGTTGTTCTGCCTCCAGCTCTTTTTCAAGCACATCAGGATCGATGGCCAAGTTGGCCAACTCCTGGTCGCTTAGCTGGTTCTCGTGATCGCTCATGGTGCTGATCGTAGAGGGAGTGGCATCAACGGGATCAGCCGACGGGAGCAGGAGCCAACATGTCGCCCGGAAGCCAGATCCGGGCACTGACCGCCACCAGCGCCAGGGCAAACAACAGCACGATCAGTGCCGGCAGAAGGGTGGAACGGAAGAACTGCACGTCAACAATGCTTTGGCAACCATTGTGAAGCCTGCTGCTCCGGCCAGTCTGCTCAGTTGGATCCAAAACGAAGGCCATAGGAGCGCAGCAGGGGTAACCCGCAGAGCACCGCCACCACCAGACCAAGCCAACCGATCCGCGATTGATGCAGAAGGAAGGCACCCGATCCCAGCAGACCCCCGAACAGCACCGCACTGCTGAGCAGAAAGCGACGGATCAATTCACTGAGTGGATCCACCATCTCAACCCCGAAGCGCTCACGCCAACGACGCCAACCAGGGCCTGGCGGCTGCACCTGACGCACAAACGTCTCCATCACCGCTTCCGATTCCGGCGGCGTGATCAGCATGACCACAATCCAAACCACGGCCGTGATGCCCGTGGTGACCATCAAACGCATGCCGTAGTCAGGAATCACCAACAACGGCACCACGGAGGTACAAAGGCCAACCACAAAACCACAGACCATGGCCGTCAGTTCGGCGGCTGCATTGATGCGCCACCAGAACCAACGCAACACGAGCACCACCCCGGGACCCGTACCAATGGCAATCACCAGACGGAACACCGTGCCGATGCTGTCACTGATCAATGCCGTGATCACCCCCAATACCAGCAGGAGAACACTGGTGAGCTGACCGACCAGCAGCAGCTCGGTCTGGCTGGCCTTGGGTCGCAGAAAACGCTGAT contains these protein-coding regions:
- a CDS encoding ferredoxin; protein product: MSLSFDPSAAYQASPEAADQRTGHEPVLGGELREKAVWVDEAVCIGCRYCAHVACNTFAIEPTLGRSRALRQDGDSSACIQEAIDTCPVDCIHWVDFEELEGLRVRLEGMELLPLGLPSPARPRRQLPRSRP
- a CDS encoding HEAT repeat domain-containing protein, whose protein sequence is MSDHENQLSDQELANLAIDPDVLEKELEAEQLVDPLDEISCDENADETLQAARDCDAGLEWLKSGPEHRLQGLRVFCEHRDPRAVPLLLPLLQETCPIVRMSAVYALGRNPSPAAVEPLLKLLQLDANGYVRKAVAWSLGNHADGPVLTPLVRALQADIAAVRLWASVSLAEAGVTSPAKADLAAGQLLTSLAIDSEPVVRSNCIWSLGRLIDQLVDPRRDEVVEAFVNALVHDQEPSVRDEARTALEQLENPELLERVQTLVDEGLLG
- a CDS encoding DUF2997 domain-containing protein, which translates into the protein MPQRTLRFRILPDGRVEERVEGIEGDACLGLTERLETTLGSVERREATSEAYSTRTEQSQPLSVEQH
- a CDS encoding DUF1257 domain-containing protein, which encodes MSHFSTVKTELRQREPLVAALRDLGYSPEEGARQVRGYRGQTVEAELAVTMDQGGDLGFRWNAESGAYELVTDLDLWKQQVPIERFLSKLTQRYAFNTVLAASAQEGFEVAEQRNCQDGSIELVVTRWDA